Proteins encoded within one genomic window of Besnoitia besnoiti strain Bb-Ger1 chromosome II, whole genome shotgun sequence:
- a CDS encoding hypothetical protein (encoded by transcript BESB_038040), with the protein MAPPLVSSLLPESSPRHEAEEAAAAREVTGSEVCGFAAGSEASCPVYGAHCGAPSPGEGEEVNRLAALIRSVESGRPSAYRRAVRGLAAKLRLYEATRRGCRCTRAPTTGASKGPFSRASVSPERRDFEGESDAQGGARREAQGAGERGDVCPATGASCENDADAANAALHRHAGRVRAGDAGGSGEGPRGDRQPPPRRDAVSGCDSPVCASRTWLHHALAAALARLVQRGVETNGLAATAATAEVARDDEVALGAREEEENQDALLQGLQLVKALCEMDSQYLPAFHGLGMVAHLNRLLSRLLEASRRSQASRVNDVETLCSPPLFRTPHPALAPTVTEVLQTLLTLSPARDPARALVSPSLLLCTAPSGAIGANRMWAQGAANVQAYPTPTGGCAGASGAGGASSAVSDASAFAEAPRLAAAAFPASRAPAHRDSHPPLPSDGAPPPAASQGPSPCALPSTGSSAAPSRAGLAEARGLGARAEWGAARPDEFLAGNGSRSAERGGDAGTAGQVSLCVAARPAPRSVVPAIVHDPRILACRPEDSRRTSGSSTPRGETRDSSPRAPRRALRALSSPSAAATPSSAASSCPVSPLFLKVPDSSFTLCAVPAPASPATYGERGDRALEQEGGALPASESRGYLRLEQPSAGVSPRTSALPASAEPSASPLSPRRARAASPAAARGAVLGAEGGLGRRGEATAGLDAAADSLRKPRGVGGRRACDERGERGRAARDWRGSQTRCAGEEASETRGVHASDVELLQSLCEAFSAPSLPSADAIRLATCLPVDVLPDLHPVARLAVSRSLWRQHERLAASPWSPSSFSSSPASSLFSFRALAPSQLKRRKQALALAPPACLLQALGQALANAGDALEETGGGGVGFASVSLFRQASGEGPQTSWLHLGSVRRRNGHEKECIPSLLRAANATLENLREVLSVASCASPRGGGLPLAGQPVVPFSAASVSPRTSASSPLRCGCCADFPCRALLASLVTRAFASALTEPEALPQIRRLLALCLQVHRLFLKRLPAEEPRPSSRLAAGDAAPAEASESPAEERPSLFAAEEAAHVGALLRRAAERYFPQERDRFAPVAEAATATTVSRRKIAGEMKLLLERVPAVGGSGEGPEDPTRVARGRTETFGDSGDEEGTLQVSTASALTPEQDTFLDIFWLALASIPAPLRLTWLAESRLLPHLLFFLLRSNVLFARSRLVPLLLQPLFTACCARSARLDAESRGDGLREAFPSSPASAAEALCAAGCQAPAGDTKCAFSSGKAFFHASLMIDALLALWLQLGGGGPPAWTCAPQLARAEAPRREEDSQQPDGGRPAHAETLDKAFIGGRLPQESVDAPRASFSEAFAEAVVACFQARHQSFENVRALLPFISSCTFTSWRDSENASGGQRAARVPSPKRAPAACGASPPPGVSQDTAPAAAGAALFPLYLFLLGNPRGPRRPQSPHADASGFGAEEEEEEDAEGRRDAADAHERLRVLLHALVNAVFHSALQALARLRGTCAAPSLPVSVSLLALLALLTCPNSRVAAVFFSRVSEMLLDFPPFSPSGARRLSPLANATSPAADGPSPRPSSPAAPSFVSSPSAFAPALASLLLSPDFIYELCVSGPPAARAFLKSRVVPFLLRVGGFFGSHDDISTRSAFCSEALCALDFVDLWDPVLLPPLLALPEDACASSPSSSRPPRWPGSAEGGASVAVLARFSAAQLLRRLFSVQAAVRRDAGEALRLQAQGLASAAAALAASSPFFAFSPSCSPPARRAAAALAGAAAARERGRGGEAERKGRQRNGPRDARAPRAASRGEVGEPADPLGTAAAHWRTQGREEMQRLVVRDLVWRQAEIDVLVRALANPKLDAQTKLQSLQALSVYLASCPSEGARFLASPDFFTGVGAGETSGAAASAAAARDASPGPNERDGARLAGTLQGLRGASSLATTRAALRRLSLGSRAPDAAGAQATSVISSVQLLPSLLSMFFALCVEAVSAVGGTSSIVLELLAEALRLFGVFLLVLPTRGRVSLQLHAHLESELVASGILGALALSPAAAASAAVCFHSMQLAGLLLFSPFHTFLFASRLSPLEPGLAPLLAEPPASRLRGAAAPLEPRPATPGEARVSSWAFPGASARLAARAPPARAATAQGEGRALRLLVPCWVTKTYLFPLPLKQVQLRSASLCFWDARPQNVAFELAADAWAHVGSLLASGALAPAPHVSRELPEETHGRGEIQGGGESRERVDDACDAAAWGVVRAGDGSSGRDGSKDVCSPRRQSRREAFPIFFVDLVAQALAGCAPREGDRETPGGCADERDDGMSPADSALAPWAMPALLMSLAETQGLALSRSRQVALAREAPFLSLRLPDSVRELSALAEGDGGDSFVSAASAAAAGALPSGSSWRATPLPVVGLARSNLLLTPRVAQLLLEPDSRYFSLLLQLVRQPPPLRTARSLLRGLSAEEAERSDDDGFARVWRNEAEEEIAGVSHPADVPFLEAVKAADLLLRVLSEEALAAGGATCCKGDRARRLALERGGKGTSTERDAARRRLKSERLANWSTGSAPWDGENLPPSLRLALASLADAAAQRILPFVADQASQLAEVLEEKDRRAAALASPLADRERTDRDARLNGASESPLPGDGNLQGEACAPASQPPSWSSPETCRRASAASCVRELDLLLACIEFLLRLLPLVMRQSVQWCDVGLLPAAADGHLSGPLGSCFCCCVRTVDVPRLFADLFRISGDLSTLRRRAFDLAECLLLPLKARQPSEILGSAHATQRARKRQAETRGRAARDAREDSGDSGLGGQWEPQSREYLERELLFHLQTAETSERASDLEETLAGAPLSASPSARFSASLRVVSLQGKRPVSQALRLATAVILPLPRGEGRPGALVASRRAALSAWAHAASYWMADSAPEVREAAWRLLADLCSFTSLAQDEDEAPSATSILASKGASPRSESLATSQASSARLASLPPDAWQSLLVASAEAVQRVVGECPQDPAANPPRVPSGATVFVEPEETAGLEPKAVAGAADEACTRGTALPAGFCALCPESLAESVAAALFLSTAVELLGSYFEFEKQHAARTSVSAETFSTTGKHRSFTEEDGAGGRHALGLIHPPAVTESDQEMRGRGEREPLEPEEEADVVALEACLNAVHSWLCSPRFLCGVLPLFLPLDGGISYALSPSPRALFPRPAEAKLAGIRLFRLALSLSPAPVVSLLAREPTDPRLWLRSPSTDAFTRGEGSRPAASLEGAAGLERRRWGLWEALVAAVRPDPGDMSDQEAAEGALRNAGSGSLKGHEACAAGSRSVAAGLEALESILEAGAKDRDSFQLICAESPLLLHARMLVEGVLRRGFSILTDHGNGACCCVAVERHERARRNGISCGATGRHRARPSAGGRPASSAYPLSRILHASAPGRCMLAARRARETTELLAQVGFLVELLLRLFRLLHPQALDSLPPAAAAVFERRCADRVPVPRPAVPLEPWAVGGRQGPVSRREAAGVAQEVAWRELWSADALWLFILYCIQVGTVAGESRDDVSTRKSAL; encoded by the exons atgGCGCCTCCCCTGGTTTCTTCGCTCCTTCCGGAGTCCAGCCCCAGGCAcgaggctgaggaggcggctgcggctcgcgaggTGACCGGCAGCGAggtctgcggcttcgctgcgGGCTCGGAGGCCTCCTGTCCCGTCTATGGAGCCcactgcggcgcgccctcccccggagagggcgaggaggtcAATCGACTCGCGGCCCTGATTCGCAGCGTCG AAAGCGGGCGCCCGTCTGCGTACCGGCGCGCGGTTCGGGGCTTGGCGGCGAAGCTCCGGCTTTACGAGGCCACGCGCCGCGGGTGCCGCTGCACCCGCGCCCCGACGACCGGCGCGTCGAAGGgccctttctctcgcgcgtcggtcTCACCGGAAAGACGCGACTTTGAAGGAGAATCTGACGCGCAGggaggcgcccggcgcgaggcgcagggggcgggcgagagaggggATGTCTGTCCGGCGACGGGCGCATCCTGCGAGAACGACGCCGAtgccgcgaacgccgcgctTCACAGACACGCAGGAAGGGTGCgggcaggagacgcagggggcagcggcgaaggcccgcggggGGACAGGCaacccccgccgcggcgggacgCTGTCTCCGGCTGCGACTCGCCCgtgtgcgcgtcgcgcacgTGGCTGCACCacgcgctggctgccgcgctcgctcgcctcgtccaAAGAGGCGTGGAAACAaacggcctcgccgcgaccgccgcaaCCGCTGAAGTCGCCCGTGACGACGAGGTGGCGTTGggggcgcgagaagaagaagagaaccAGGACGCTCTGCTGCAAGGCCTCCAACTCGTCAAAGCGCTCTGCGAG ATGGACTCGCAGTATCTCCCGGCCTTCCACGGCCTGGGGATGGTCGCGCACCTGAACAggctcctctcgcgcctgttGGAGGCGTCGAGAAGAAGTCAGGCTTCCAGGGTAAACGACGTGGAAACTCTTTGCAGTCCGCCGTTGTTTCGAACTCCAcaccccgccctcgcgcccacCGTGACTGAAGTCCTCCAGACTTTGCTCactctgtcgcctgcgcgaga CCCCGCGAGGGCCCTGGTGTCTccttccctcctcctctgtaCAGCCCCGTCGGGCGCGATTGGCGCCAACCGCATGTGGGCCCAGGGCGCCGCAAATGTACAGGCGTATCCCACGCCTACgggaggctgcgccggcgcgagcggcgcgggcggcgcgtcctccgctgtctccgatgcctccgccttcgccgaagcgcctcgcctagccgcggctgcgttcccagcgtcgcgcgcgcccgcgcatcGCGATAGCCacccgcctctgccttcggATGGTGCGCCTCcacccgcggcgtcgcaggggCCCTCGCCCTGCGCTCTGCCGTCGACCGGCTCGAGCGcggctccctcgcgcgcaggcctggcggaggcccgcggcctcggcgcccgtGCGGAGTGGGGGGCCGCCCGCCCCGATGAGTTCCTCGCCGGCAACGGCAGtcgcagcgcggagagggggggagatGCCGGCACTGCGGGACAAGTGTCTCTATGCGTGGCGGCTcgcccggcgccgaggagtGTGGTTCCCGCTATCGTCCACGACCCGCGGATTCTCGCCTGTCGCCCCGAAGACTCTCGCCGCACATCGGGCTCTTCGACCCCGCGGGGCGAGACCCGCGACAGCAGCCCGCGAGCCCCCAGGCgggccctccgcgccctctcctctccgtcggctgctgcgacgccctcctcggccgcctcTTCGTGCCCCGTCTCGCCCCTTTTTCTCAAAGTGCCCGACAGCTCGTTCACTCTGTGCGCGGTCCCTGcacctgcgtcgccggctaCCTACGGCGAGCGTGGAGACAGGGCACTCGAGCAAGAAGGCGGGGCCTTGCCGGCCTCAGAGTCTCGCGGCTACCTGCGACTGGAGCAGCCCTCTGCGGGCGTCTCGCCCCGTACCTCCGCACTTCCAGCTTCGGCGgagccctccgcctctccgctaTCGCCTCGCCGggctcgcgcagcgtcgcctgccgcggcccgcggcgcggtcctcggggcggagggcgggctcgggaggcggggggaggcgacggccggtttagacgcggctgcggactCGCTGAGGAAGCCTCGCGGCGTAGGGGGGCGCAGAGCGTGCGACgaacgcggagaaagagggcgcgccgctcgcgactGGAGAGGCTcgcagacgcgctgcgctggcgaggaAGCCAGTGAGACGCGGGGCGTCCACGCGTCTGACGTCGAGCTCCTGCAGAGTCTGTG cgaggcgttctctgcgccttccttGCCTTCTGCGGACGCCATCCGCCTCGCGACGTGTCTTCCTGTCGATGTGCTTCCTGACCTGCATcccgtcgcgcggctcgctgttTCCCGCTCTCTCTGGCGTCAGCACGAGAGactcgctgcgtcgccctggTCGCCCTCGTCATTCAGCTCGTCACCGGCGTCTTCTTTGTTCTCCtttcgcgccctcgcgccctctcAACTCAAGAGGCGAAAGCAGGCCCTCGCGCTGGCCCCGccggcctgtctcctccaGGCCCTGGGTCAGGCGCTGGCGAACGCCGGAGACGCCCTAGAGGAGACAGGGGGCGGCGGTGTGGGGTTCGCCTCGGTGTCTCTGTTTCGCcaggcgagcggagagggGCCGCAGACCAGCTGGCTGCACCTCGGCAGCGTGAGAAGACGAAACGGACACGAGAAGGAATGCATTccttcgcttctccgcgccgcaaACGCCACACTCGAAAATTTGAGGGAG gTTTTAAGTGTCGCCTCGTGTGCCTCGCCTCGGGGCGGcggtctgcctctcgcggggCAACCGGTCGTGCCCTTCTCAGCTGCCTCCGTGTCTCCTCGcacctcggcgtcttctcccctgcgctgcggctgctgcgcggacTTCCCCTGTCGCGCGCTGCTTGCCTCGCTGGTGACgcgggccttcgcgtcggcgctgACGGAGCCTGAGGCCCTGCCGCAaatccgccgcctcctcgcgctgtgTTTGCAGGTTCACCGCCTCTTCCTGAAGCGCCTACCCGCAGAGGAaccgcggccttcgtcgcgcctggcggccggcgatgcggcgcccgcggaggcctcggagTCTCCCGCTGAGGAGAGGCCGTCGCTCtttgcggcggaggaggctgcgcacGTCGGCGCGCTCTTGCGCAGAGCGGCAGAGAGGTATTTCCCGCAGGAGCGAGACCGATTCGCACCGGtcgccgaggcagcgacggcgacgactgTCTCTCGGCGGAAGATCGCAGGCGAGATGAAGCTCCTCCTGGAGAGAGTGCCCGCCGTGGGCGGCTCCGGCGAAGGGCCTGAAGACCCGACGAGGGTCGCGAGGGGAAGGACAGAGACCTTCGGCGACTcaggagacgaggaaggaacGCTTCAAGTCTCTACGGCCTCTGCGTTGACGCCCGAGCAAGACA CTTTTTTAGACATTTTCtggctcgcgctcgcctcgatcccggcgccgctccgACTGACCTGGCTGGCGGAatctcgcctccttccgcatctcctcttcttcctgttGCGAAGCaacgtcctcttcgctcgctcgcgtctcgtgcctcttctcctccaGCCTCTCTTCACCGCCTGTTGCGCGAGATCAGCGAGactcgacgccgagagccgcggcgacgggctgCGTGAGGCgtttccgtcgtcgcctgcttccgccgcagaggccctgTGCGCGGCTGGGTGCCAGGCGCCGGCCGGAGACACCAAGTGCGCCTTTTCTTCGGGGAAAGCGTTCTTCCACGCCTCGCTCATGATCGACGCGCTTCTTGCGCTCTGGCTCCAACTCGGCGGCGGGGGTCCGCCCGCGTGGACCTGCGCTCCCcaactcgcgcgcgcggaggcgcccagacgcgaagaagacagccaACAGCCAGACGGAGGGAGAccggcgcatgcggagaCCCTCGACAAGGCGTTCATCGGAGGCAGGTTGCCACAAGAAAGTGTGGACGCGCCTCGTGCATCCTTCagcgaggccttcgccgaGGCTGTCGTCGCATGCTTCCAGGCACGGCACCAGAGTTTCGAAAACGTTCGTGCCCTTCTTCCCTTTATCTCCTCCTGCACCTTCACAAgctggagagacagcgaaaaCGCGTCAGGCGgacagcgcgccgcgagggtgCCGTCGCCGAagcgagcgcctgctgcgtgtggcgcttctccgccacCCGGCGTCTCGCAGGACACGGcccccgctgccgcgggcgcggcgctttTTCCACTGTATCTGTTTCTGCTGGGCAAcccgcgagggcctcgccggccgcagaGTCCGCACGCGGACGCCAGCGGCTTCggtgcggaagaagaagaggaagaagacgcggaggggcgacgcgacgcggcggacgcccaCGAGCGGCTTCGAGTTCTTCTGCACGCGCTCGTGAACGCCGTTTTCCACTCCGCCCTCCAagccctcgcccgcctgcgcgggaCGTGTGCTGCACCGTCGCTGCCCGTGTCGGTCAGTTTGCTCGCACTTCTGGCGCTCCTTACGTGCCCAAActctcgcgtcgcggccgtcttCTTTTCGCGAGTCAGCGAGATGCTCCTAGACTTCCCTCCGTTCTCTCCGtccggcgctcgccggctgTCTCCGTTGGCGAACGcgacgtcgccggcggccgacggcccttctccgcgaccgtcttcgcctgcggcgccttcgtttGTTTCTTCACCCTCCGCGTTTGCGCCTGCATTGGCGTCTTTGCTGCTTTCGCCGGACTTCATCTACGAGCTGTGCGTCAGCggcccgcccgcggcgcgcgccttcctcaaGTCGCGCGTGGTGCCcttcctgctgcgcgtgggCGGTTTTTTCGGCAGCCACGACGACAtctcgacgcgcagcgccttctgctccgaggcgctctgcgcgctgGACTTCGTTGACCTGTGGGATCCCGtcctccttccgccgcttctcgcgcttccggaggacgcatgcgcctcttcgccatcttcttcgcggccgcccagATGGCCGGGctccgcggaaggcggcgccagcgtcgccgttctcgcgcgcttctcggctgcgcagctgctcaggcgcctcttctcggTGCAGGCCGCGGTGCGGAgggacgcgggcgaggcgctccgGCTGCAGGCCCAGGgcctcgcctcggcggcggcagcgctggcggcctcctcgcccttcttcgccttctcgccgtcgtgctcgccgcccgcccgacgcgccgcggcggccctcgcgggcgcggcggcggcgcgcgagaggggacgtggaggcgaagcagagcgaaAAGGCCGCCAGCGAAATGGACCCAGAGACGCGAGGGCCCCGCGGGCCGCTTCGCGGGGCGAGGTGGGGGAGCCGGCGGATCCTCTGGggaccgcggccgcgcactGGCGGACGCAGGGCCGCGAAGAGatgcagcgcctcgtcgtgcGCGACCTCGTgtggcggcaggcggagatCGACGTGCTGGTGAGGGCGTTAGCCAACCCGAAACTGGATGCCCAGACGAAGCTCCAGTCGCTCCAGGCCCTGAGTGTATACCTCGCGTCGTGCCCCTCGGAAGGCGCCcgctttctcgcctctcccgaTTTCTTCACAGGGGtcggcgctggagagacttcgggcgcggccgcgagcgccgcagccgcacgcgacgcCTCTCCGGGGCCGAACGAGCgggacggcgcgcggctggcgggcaCCCTGCAGGGCCTGAGAGGCGCGAGCTCCCTGGCGACCACGCGCGCTGCCCTCCGCAGACTCTCTctgggcagccgcgcgcccgacgccgcaggcgcgcaggcgacgtcgGTGATTTCCTCTGTCcagctgctgccttcgctgcttTCGATGTTTttcgcgctctgcgtcgaAGCAGTGTCGGCCGTGGGCGGGACGTCTTCCATTgtcctcgagctcctcgcagAGGCGTTGCGTCTCTTTGGGGTCTTCCTGCTTGTCCTGCCCACGCGCGGCAGGgtgtcgctgcagctgcatgcgcacctCGAGAGCGAGCTGGTCGCCTCAGGAATCCTGGGCGCACTCGCGCTgtccccggcggcggccgcctccgccgctgttTGCTTCCACAGCATGCAGCTCGCCgggctcctcctcttctcgccctttcacaccttcctcttcgcctcgcggctctccccCCTGGAGCCCGGCCTGGCGCCCCTGCTCGCGGAGCCGCCCGCCAGCCGACTGCGGGGGGCCGCCGCACCCCTCGAGCCACGCCCCGCGACccccggcgaggcgcgggtcTCCTCGTGGGCGTTCCCTGgggcctcggcgcggctggcggctcgggctccgcccgcgcgggccgcgaccgcgcagggcgagggccgcgcgctgcggctcctcgTCCCCTGCTGGGTGACCAAGACGTATCTCTTCCCGCTTCCTCTGAAACAGGTACAGCTCCGCTCCGCCAGCCTGTGTTTCTGGGATGCGCGGCCGCAAAACGTCGCCTTCGagctcgccgcagacgcctgggCGCACGTcggctctctcctcgcctcagGCGCGCTCGCTCCGGCGCCTCATGTGTCGCGTGAACTTCCCGAAGAGACACATGGCCGCGGGGAGATACAGGGCGGCGGGGAGAGCCGGGAGCGAGTCGACGACGCCTGTGACGCGGCGGCATGGGGTGTGGTGCGGGCTGGAGATGGCAGTTCAGGAAGAGACGGGTCCAAAGACGTTTGCAGCCCCAGGAGGCAGagccggcgcgaggccttTCCGATATTCTTCGTGGATCttgtggcgcaggcgctggcgggttgtgcgccgcgcgaaggcgacagagagacgccagGCGGGTGCGCcgacgagcgagacgacggGATGTCTCCGGCGGACTCGGCGCTTGCGCCTTGGGCGATGCCGGCGCTTCTCATGTcgctcgcggagacgcaaGGCCTCGCACTCTCGAGATCCCGGCaggtcgcgctcgcccgcgaaGCGCCATTCCTCAGCTTGAGGCTCCCCGACAGCGTGCGTGAGTTGAGCGCCCTAGCcgagggagacggcggcgactccttcgtctccgctgcgagcgccgcagccgcaggcgccctccCGTCTGGCAGCTCatggcgggcgacgccgctgccggtCGTGGGTCTTGCGCGCTCGAATCTGCTCCTCACGccccgcgtcgcgcagtTGCTCCTCGAGCCAGATTCTCGGtacttctctctcttgcttcAGCTGGttcggcagccgccgcctctgcggactgcgcgctcgctgctgcgtggTTTGAGCGCTGAAGAGGCGGaacgcagcgacgacgacgggttcgcacgcgtctggcgcaacgaggccgaggaggagaTTGCGGGGGTCTCTCACCCCGCAGACGTTCCTTTTCTCGAGGCGGTGAAGGCTGCCGACttgctgcttcgcgtgctatccgaagaggcgctggccgccggcggcgccacgtGCTGCAAGGGCgacagggcgaggcgcctggctCTCGAGCGCGGGGGGAAGGGGACATCTACAGAGAGGGACGCAGCAAGAAGGCGACTGAAAAGTGAGAGACTTGCGAACTGGTCGACGGGCTCTGCTCCGTGGGATGGCGAGAActtgccgccttctctgcggcttgccctcgccagcctcgcggacgcggcggcgcagcgcatTCTGCCGTTTGTGGCGGACCAGGCCTCGCAACTCGCTGAGGTTCTGGAAGAGAAAGAccgacgcgcagctgccctcGCATCCCCCCTCGCCGATCGAGAGAGAACGGACAGAGACGCCCGCCTGAATGGCGCCTCTGAGTCTCCTCTCCCGGGCGACGGCAATCTCCAAGGGGAAGCATGCGCGCCCGCCAGTCAGCCTCCATCCTGGAGTTCGCCTGAGACTtgccggcgagcgagcgcagcgagctgcGTGCGTGAGCTAGATCTCCTTTTGGCTTGCATCGAGTTCCTTCTCCGCTTGCTGCCTCTCGTTATGCGCCAGAGCGTACAATGGTGTGACGTCGGTCTCctgccagcagctgcggacgGGCACCTATCGGGCCCGTTGGGCTCctgtttctgctgctgcgtccgcACCGTGGATgtccctcgcctcttcgcggaCTTGTTCCGCATCTCCGGCGACCTCTCGActcttcgccggcgggcCTTCGACCTCGCCGAGTGCCTCTTGTTGCCCCTAAAAGCCCGCCAGCCCTCGGAGATCCTTGGCTCTGCGCACGccacgcagcgcgcgcggaagagacaggcggagacacgcggtcgcgccgcccgggacgcgcgcgaggacagCGGCGACTCGGGGCTTGGTGGTCAGTGGGAGCCTCAGTCCAGAGAGTATCTAGAGAGGGAGTTGCTTTTCCACCTGCAGACTGCAGAGACCTCGGAGCGCGCCTCAGACCTCGAGGAGACCCTTGCGGGCGCCCCActttcggcgtctccctccgcacGTTTTTCAGCGTCGCTTCGTGTTGTCTCTCTGCAAGGCAAGCGACCTGTCTCCCAGGCTCTTCGGCTAGCGACAGCGGTCattctgcctctccctcgcggcgaagGACGACCTGGAGCCCTGGTCGCcagccgccgagccgcgTTGTCTGCGTgggcgcacgcagcgagcTACTGGATGGCTGATAGCGCTCCCGAGGTCCGTGAAGCCGcgtggcgtctcctcgcggatCTCTGTTCGTTTACTTCGCTGGCGcaggacgaggacgaggcgccgagcgccacTTCGATTCTGGCTTCAaagggcgcgtcgccgcggtcggagTCTCTTGCAACTTCCCAGGCGTCTTCTGCACGTCTCGCATCTCTTCCGCCGGATGCGTGGCAGTCTCTGCTtgtcgcgagcgcggaggcggtgcAACGTGTGGTCGGGGAGTGCCCGCAGGACCCTGCAGCGAACCCGCCCAGGGTCCCTTCAGGGGCAACCGTGTTTGTGGAGcccgaggagacagcaggccTGGAGCCCAAggctgtcgccggcgccgccgacgaagcgTGCACACGAGGGACAGCGCTGCCCGCGGGGTTCTGCGCGCTCTGCCCCGAGAGTCTCGCGGagtccgtcgccgcggcgctgttcCTTTCCACTGCAGTGGAGCTGCTAGGCTCGTATTTTGAATTCGAAAAGCAGCATGCCGCGCGCACAAGCGTCAGCGCAGAAACGTTTTCAACTACGGGGAAACATCGCAGTTTCACAGAAGAGGATGGTGCTGGAGGGCGCCATGCCCTCGGCCTCATACACCCCCCGGCGGTGACCGAATCAGATCAGGAgatgcgcggcagaggcgagcgagagccaTTGGAgccggaggaagaagcggacgTCGTTGCGCTTGAGGCGTGCCTGAACGCTGTACACAGTTGGCTTTGCAGCCCGAGATTCTTGTGTGGAGTTCTGCCGCTTTTCCTTCCGCTTGACGGCGGTATATCTTAtgcgctgtctccttccccGAGGGCCCTCTTCCCACGCCCTGCGGAGGCCAAGCTAGCCGGGATACGCCtgtttcgcctcgcgctctcgctgtcgcctgcacCCGTTGTTTCTCTCCTTGCTCGTGAGCCAACTGACCCTCGCCTTTGGCTCCGGTCTCCCTCCACAGACGCGTTCACTCGCGGAGAGggctcgcggccggcggcgtccctcgagggcgcggcgggactcgagcgccggcgctgggGCCTGTGGGAGGCGCTTGTCGCCGCAGTCAGACCCGATCCAGGGGACATGAGCGaccaggaggcggcggagggcgcgcttCGGAACGCAGGGAGCGGCAGCCTCAAGGGGCAcgaggcgtgtgcggcgggGTCGCGCTCCGTTGCTGCCGGCCTCGAGGCATTGGAATCGATCCTCGAAGCGGGCGCGAAAGACCGCGACAGTTTTCAGCTCATTTGTGCGGAgtcgccgctgcttctgcacGCTCGCATGCTGGTTGAAGGCGTCCTCAGACGTGGATTTTCCATCCTGACCGACCATGGCaacggcgcctgctgctgtgtgGCTGTCGAGAGACACGAGAGAGCCCGGCGAAACGGGATATCCTGCGGCGCCACGGGCAGGCACAGAGCGAGGCCCTCCGCCGGGGGCAGaccggcgtcttcggcgtaCCCTTTGTCTCGCATTTTGCATGCGTCAGCTCCTGGGCGCTGcatgctggcggcgcgccgggctCGAGAGACAACCGAGTTGCTCGCGCAGGTCGGATTCCTCGTCGAGCTACTTCTCAGActgtttcgccttctccatCCCCAGGCGCTCGACTCGCTcccgcccgctgccgcggccgtaTTCGAGCGGAGATGCGCCGACCGTGTCCCCGTCCCGCGCCCTGCCGTCCCCTTGGAGCCCTGGGCCGTCGGAGGGCGGCAAGGGCCCGtctcgaggcgcgaggctgcaggcgtcgcgcaggAAGTTGCGTGGCGAGAGTTATggagcgccgacgcgctTTGGCTCTTTATTCTTTACTGTATCCAGGTAGGCACCGTAGCTGGCGAATCGAGAGACGATGTATCCACTCGAAAGAGCGCTCTCTAA